One Bacillus amyloliquefaciens DSM 7 = ATCC 23350 DNA window includes the following coding sequences:
- the gerD gene encoding spore germination lipoprotein GerD — MSKAKTLLISCFVVLSVTACAPKDQAADMDYDQTKKMVVDILKTDDGKKAIKEILNDDAMNEALVIDQNAIKGTIEKTLTSKKGAEFWKTIFEDSKFAESFAKTLQPEHEKIIKKLMKDPDYQKSFMQILQDPGMDKKYYELVKSQKFRSYLEDVITETLSSPLFKKQFEDELKKAASSSEKESQ; from the coding sequence ATGTCAAAAGCCAAAACGCTATTGATAAGCTGTTTTGTTGTGTTATCTGTAACAGCTTGTGCTCCAAAAGACCAAGCAGCGGATATGGATTATGACCAGACTAAAAAAATGGTTGTCGATATATTAAAGACAGATGATGGAAAAAAAGCAATTAAGGAAATATTAAATGATGATGCGATGAATGAGGCATTGGTGATTGATCAAAACGCCATTAAAGGCACGATAGAGAAAACCCTCACCTCTAAAAAAGGGGCGGAGTTCTGGAAAACGATCTTTGAAGACTCAAAGTTCGCCGAAAGCTTTGCAAAAACACTTCAGCCCGAGCACGAAAAAATCATAAAAAAACTGATGAAAGACCCTGATTATCAGAAAAGTTTTATGCAGATCTTGCAGGACCCCGGCATGGATAAGAAATACTACGAGCTGGTGAAAAGCCAAAAATTCCGCAGTTACCTAGAAGATGTGATTACAGAGACACTTTCCAGCCCGCTTTTCAAAAAGCAATTTGAAGATGAACTGAAAAAAGCGGCTTCAAGCTCTGAAAAAGAAAGCCAATAA